The Anastrepha ludens isolate Willacy chromosome 2, idAnaLude1.1, whole genome shotgun sequence genome contains a region encoding:
- the LOC128855107 gene encoding ATP synthase subunit e, mitochondrial has product MSQAPVRVSPLIKFGRWSLLVVGIGYGAFHQNRLSKKEEKVRIIEAQQKVVRDAKLAEEKKRAVEAEIRALEELSKPKK; this is encoded by the coding sequence ATGTCGCAGGCTCCAGTACGTGTATCGCCTTTAATCAAATTTGGCCGCTGGTCTTTGCTAGTAGTAGGCATTGGCTATGGTGCCTTCCATCAGAACAGGTTGTCCAAGAAGGAAGAGAAGGTACGCATAATCGAAGCGCAGCAAAAGGTTGTACGTGACGCCAAGTTAGCCGAAGAGAAGAAGCGTGCGGTAGAGGCTGAAATTCGTGCGTTGGAGGAACTTTCCAAGCCAAAAAAATAA
- the LOC128855108 gene encoding uncharacterized protein LOC128855108, which yields MEADFGTFAESLSASSEEDDDFSTAEDSSDDSDGASSYAQQQRQQLYGFREMTSVNNSPKNLVQKIYNRERTGNFTCRKRLTQAPERAFDQVPNRLRFCLKDIVPNCFLQGHMFMGLSACGQFLLSYKVCCNDNMIANHYSFSNGYKYSLYFWVYQPHKPLRSFFKCCLFDDHGVDNLKKVTMTQWKCADPRILIVHGAAENENEESYITYVKVPRLGCLECKKLRDYEDSTFFRWHMLCLKCNLTIHTKYSSTESDPKFSSQINLICPERILIVSNGFVHMMHIELIPPAGAINAIQPQQQHQQLTSSRSTPCHESSAASTSSMERRLMPLTADEQASCDNHNNVIARIIADFSDVETDSTHSSETPIRPSQSDASVTSSSSAVAFISRKTYDEVIFTCSGSASPNATVASSSTTTSSNAKAADTTASTTSTGINNSPSGGSTARFSLINHRGRRHHRIVTKSFRNGVTSIDLQTTIPTSSNPAASATTADRLNAYEFSEDNEKCEKISTLRKRRLADKKYEFSEDNTENIVPFTKIRSANKNLAMSHYTTSYGSSSTRSLHRSATTTAASGSHHFYNSPCASPSSSPRPSHASPSNCSDARHCTPPPMHRASPITSLQQGFRSPPCSSPVAGGLIRSPSRHVTPAHIYGSISPPQTISTATQQMLSFKPLGTLSPLQVSMAKRHLDLSGTMSPNAPFLSPRREENRVVEMPLQAGTILEKPVCTKKFKRRFVEEDDAASVITSEEDDCISPGYHTSLPVEVHGSCYSEMQMVSQATYQQLNCASVVITQHSFDLETFTYYAISALCQKNEKTYDVFYDWACELIRVCPVSQTIICLLMAQFSARDQPPTSPTNCLNCSRKLDCAFHRRQFECRILFTWNMENGEWEVLDYGELYECKLSDVISPIKRCGRMPVTLSQPAKKLAHEMSISLSKIEQNYTYNLRVLDSNIRKSKFSVADHDNVIELCLKRPRDSDA from the exons ATGGAAGCCGATTTTGGTACTTTCGCTGAGTCACTATCCGCTTCCTCCGAAGAAGATGATGACTTCTCAACGGCTGAAGATAGTTCTGATGACTCGGACGGTGCGAGTAGCTATGCTCAACAGCAGCGCCAACAACTCTATGGGTTTAGGGAAATGACAAGCGTAAACAACAGCCCTAAAAATTTGGTACAGAAAATTTACAACAGAGAA CGGACTGGTAATTTCACGTGTAGAAAACGTTTGACTCAGGCACCAGAACGCGCATTCGACCAAGTGCCAAATAGATTAAGATTTTGCCTCAAGGATATTGTGCCGAACTGCTTCCTACAGGG acACATGTTTATGGGTCTTAGCGCCTGTGGTCAGTTCCTGCTGAGCTATAAGGTATGCTGCAATGACAATATGATTGCTAATCACTATTCCTTTAGTAATGGATATAAGTACAG tttGTACTTCTGGGTATACCAACCACATAAACCGCTCCGCAGCTTCTTCAAGTGCTGCCTTTTTGACGATCATGGCGTTGACAATCTGAAAAAAGTAACAATGACTCAGTGGAAGTGTGCCGATCCTCGCATTCTCATTGTTCATGGCGCCGCAGAAAATGAGAATGAAGAATCATACATAACTTACGTTAAAGTTCCTAGACTCGGTTGTTTGGAATGTAAAAAATTACGAGATTATGAAGATAGCACCT TCTTTCGCTGGCATATGTTGTGCTTGAAGTGCAATCTCACTATACACACCAAGTATTCTTCAACCGAATCCGATCCAAAATTTAGCTCGCAAATTAATCTGATTTGCCCCGAGCGTATTTTAATAGTTTCAAACGGTTTTGTGCATATGATGCACATTGAATTGATACCTCCCGCTGGTGCAATCAATGCCATACAACCtcaacagcaacaccaacagTTGACATCTAGTCGCAGCACACCATGCCATGAATCATCAGCGGCGAGCACATCGAGTATGGAACGTCGGCTGATGCCGCTCACTGCTGATGAGCAAGCTAGTTGTGACAATCACAATAACGTTATCGCCCGCATTATTGCCGATTTTAGTGACGTCGAAACGGATTCGACACATTCCAGCGAAACGCCTATACGGCCTTCACAAAGTGACGCATCCGTTACTTCATCGAGCTCGGCAGTAGCATTTATTTCACGAAAAACTTACGATGAAGTAATTTTCACATGTAGCGGCAGCGCTTCACCCAACGCTACAGTTGCTTCGAGCAGCACTACAACAAGTAGCAACGCCAAAGCTGCCGATACCACAGCTAGTACGACATCGACAGGGATCAATAATAGTCCCAGCGGCGGTAGTACTGCACGTTTTAGCCTGATCAACCATCGTGGTAGGCGTCATCATCGCATTGTCACAAAATCCTTCCGTAATGGCGTTACAAGCATCGATCTGCAAACTACAATTCCCACTTCCAGCAATCCGGCAGCATCAGCAACCACGGCCGATCGCCTAAATGCTTATGAGTTCTCAGAGGACAACGAAAAGTGTGAAAAGATTTCTACATTGCGCAAACGCCGTTTAGCTGATAAAAAGTATGAATTCTCTGAGGACAACACAGAAAATATTGTACCATTTACGAAGATACGTTCTGCCAATAAAAACCTCGCTATGTCGCATTATACTACATCGTATGGCAGTAGCAGTACACGTTCACTGCATCGTTcagcgaccacaactgctgcaAGCGGCTCTCATCATTTCTACAATTCGCCATGTGCTTCACCGTCATCCTCGCCACGGCCTTCACATGCTTCCCCGTCCAATTGTAGCGACGCTCGCCATTGCACGCCGCCTCCTATGCATCGCGCCTCGCCCATAACGTCGTTGCAACAGGGATTTCGTTCGCCGCCTTGTAGTTCACCTGTTGCTGGTGGCCTGATACGCTCACCCAGCCGACACGTGACACCAGCCCACATTTACGGCTCCATATCGCCACCGCAGACCATTTCAACAGCCACACAGCAAATGCTTAGCTTCAAGCCGCTGGGCACTTTATCGCCACTGCAAGTGTCTATGGCCAAACGGCATCTAGATTTGAGTGGCACCATGTCGCCGAATGCGCCATTCCTGTCCCCGCGTCGTGAAGAAAATCGTGTGGTGGAGATGCCTCTACAGGCGGGCACAATACTAGAGAAACCGGTGTGtacgaaaaaattcaaaaggcgATTTGTGGAGGAAGACGACGCTGCATCGGTTATAACCAGTGAAGAAG ATGATTGCATTTCGCCCGGCTATCATACATCGCTGCCCGTTGAGGTGCACGGCTCGTGCTATTCAGAAATGCAAATGGTATCGCAGGCAACATACCAACAACTCAATTGTGCCAGTGTAGTAATAACGCAACACTCATTTGATTTGGAAACTTTCACGTACTATGCAATAAGTGCGCTTTGCCAGAAGAATGAAAAAACCTATGATGTTTTCTATGATTGGGCGTGTGAGCTAATCAGG GTTTGCCCAGTCAGTCAAACAATTATTTGTCTGTTAATGGCACAGTTCTCTGCTCGCGATCAACCACCAACATCGCCAACGAATTGCCTCAACTGTTCACGCAAGTTGGACTGCGCTTTCCATCGTCGTCAATTTGAGTGCCGCATACTTTTCACTTGGAATATGGAGAATGGCGAATGGGAAGTGCTTGACTATGGTGAATTGTACGAGTGTAAGCTGTCGGATGTGATAAGCCCAATCAAACGTTGCGGGCGCATGCCAGTTACATTGTCGCAGCCCGCAAAGAAGCTGGCCCACGAAATGTCCATTAGCCTCAGCAAAATAGAACAAAATTATACCTATAATTTGCGTGTACTTGACTCGAATATAAGGAAGTCCAAATTTAGTGTGGCCGACCATGACAATGTAATCGAGCTGTGCTTAAAACGGCCACGCGACAGCGATGCATAA